The Parashewanella spongiae genome has a window encoding:
- a CDS encoding group II intron maturase-specific domain-containing protein — protein sequence MRNLRQLIKKHATMSVNDLIKLLNPKLRGWANYYRHCVAKKVFDYVGHQLFQALWRWAVRKHITKGR from the coding sequence TTGAGAAATCTGCGTCAACTCATTAAAAAGCATGCAACTATGTCAGTAAACGATTTAATCAAGTTGTTGAATCCAAAGCTGAGAGGATGGGCAAATTATTATCGCCATTGCGTTGCAAAGAAAGTCTTTGACTATGTAGGACATCAATTATTTCAAGCGTTATGGAGATGGGCTGTTAGAAAACACATTACAAAAGGACGGTAA